The proteins below come from a single Oxobacter pfennigii genomic window:
- a CDS encoding acyltransferase family protein, with translation MELINKRNSLIDIIRGFAIINIILIHTVWWSGQMYIPYDLIRDIALLIDIPLFIFLSGWSVSYKEYKFSDIVKRIISNYIPYVIMIFFLIALLFLFDKVSVPRVTIYNWLTLKSFDSLGWHVVMGSMWFLPVYFVIYSITPIFQKLIKNNSLFIFTIIILILMNAIFTFTSINIQNLNIYTNVTLRYFTFYILFFILGMYFSDKYIALKEFLIIILGLLFIFLLYLGYYGSFDVQSNKFPPSVFYLIISLFSIFISIYIKNFELPCENLYKKNVFLKFLNYSGRNSLTIYLYQGFGGSVIYLLASKLIQLKVSWYIIMVLCFIVNILVTYLLTIIFTPINKNVNRFIELIYSKNSFKFILIIFSVFILVNMIIIVSPERYGDGFEYIYMLQALENHLTPDVLPQDIMDAQIILNQNNIVPYSDAYSGFFESLSGKMYSYHFFGYPLVVLPVKLVLKLFDINTLKSFQITNAIFYIISLWITYLYTEFDEKKKKILVLMLAVNPIIWYLRWTHPEVVTYSLIIISLVMFSRKKLKLSMLFSAIASMQNPPLVILMAIYLIFFIKQYKKDYKIKDAILMIISCIPAGIPSIFYYCNYATPNLIMKVGSAGIKYVSIQKIYDLLFDLNMGIFPYLPILLILFIYLLTRKLFKKDILSYIFAGGLLLMIILSAQTSNWNHGCSGLNRYAVWMIPIIIYYVILYIDIEKFKSAVAISLILSWFIVYHGGGFIPKLSHVEMLAPAKTILNNMPFIYSPDYEIFAERVLSIGDTTYADKFPIVYINNGNVMKALTDYKGLQKMSKLFEVIDKKYYNKLLLKFSKNPDKVMYINFKKNQMSQFTMSPLPDEGFRYDLNIENIPTIIGPNSNIQISANLKNISNYLWDNKFLENNKYAIGLSYHWLDSYGQVVIHDGLRTYLESPIKPGDIQNININILTPSNPGRYILEFDMIQENVAWFEDKGSNTIEIAVEIK, from the coding sequence GTGGAATTAATTAACAAAAGAAATAGCTTGATCGATATTATTAGAGGTTTTGCTATTATAAATATCATCTTAATTCATACAGTTTGGTGGAGTGGGCAAATGTACATTCCTTATGACTTAATTAGAGATATCGCATTGCTAATTGATATACCCCTATTTATTTTTTTATCAGGTTGGTCAGTTAGTTATAAGGAATATAAGTTTAGTGATATTGTTAAAAGAATAATATCAAATTATATACCATATGTGATTATGATATTTTTTCTAATAGCTCTTCTTTTTTTATTTGATAAGGTTAGTGTACCTAGAGTGACTATATACAATTGGTTAACTTTAAAAAGTTTTGATTCTCTCGGATGGCATGTTGTGATGGGGAGTATGTGGTTTTTACCAGTATATTTTGTTATCTATTCTATAACTCCAATATTTCAGAAATTAATCAAAAATAACAGCCTATTTATATTTACTATAATTATATTAATACTGATGAATGCAATATTTACATTTACCAGTATTAATATTCAGAACTTAAATATTTACACTAATGTTACATTAAGATACTTTACTTTTTATATATTATTTTTCATTCTTGGTATGTATTTTAGTGATAAGTATATTGCTTTAAAAGAATTTCTAATTATTATACTCGGATTATTATTTATATTTCTACTTTATTTAGGCTATTATGGAAGTTTTGATGTTCAATCAAATAAATTTCCACCATCAGTTTTTTATTTAATTATTTCGTTGTTTTCAATTTTTATATCAATATATATTAAGAACTTTGAATTACCGTGCGAAAATTTATATAAAAAGAATGTTTTTTTGAAATTTCTTAATTATAGTGGCAGAAACTCATTGACCATATATTTGTATCAAGGATTTGGAGGATCTGTAATCTATTTATTAGCCAGCAAGCTTATACAACTAAAAGTAAGCTGGTATATAATAATGGTGCTATGTTTTATTGTAAACATTTTAGTGACATATTTACTTACAATAATATTTACACCTATTAACAAAAACGTTAATAGATTTATTGAATTAATTTATAGTAAGAATTCATTTAAATTTATATTAATAATATTTTCAGTTTTCATTCTTGTGAATATGATAATTATAGTTTCCCCTGAGCGATATGGTGATGGATTTGAATATATATATATGCTTCAAGCATTAGAAAATCATCTCACACCTGATGTTCTCCCGCAAGATATAATGGATGCTCAGATAATATTAAATCAAAATAATATAGTACCTTATTCAGATGCTTACTCAGGTTTTTTTGAATCATTGTCGGGAAAAATGTATTCTTATCATTTTTTCGGATATCCTTTAGTGGTTCTTCCTGTAAAGTTGGTATTAAAGTTATTTGATATTAATACTCTTAAGAGTTTTCAAATAACCAATGCTATATTCTATATTATTTCATTATGGATTACATATCTTTATACAGAATTTGATGAAAAAAAGAAGAAGATATTGGTTTTAATGCTAGCTGTAAATCCAATCATTTGGTATTTAAGATGGACTCACCCGGAAGTTGTTACATACAGCCTTATTATCATATCATTGGTAATGTTTTCAAGAAAAAAGTTAAAATTGTCTATGTTGTTTTCTGCAATAGCTTCTATGCAAAATCCTCCATTAGTAATTTTAATGGCTATATATTTAATCTTTTTTATTAAGCAATATAAAAAAGATTATAAAATTAAGGATGCAATCCTGATGATTATTTCATGTATTCCAGCAGGAATACCCAGCATTTTTTACTATTGTAATTATGCTACTCCAAATTTAATCATGAAGGTCGGCTCCGCAGGAATTAAGTATGTGAGCATTCAAAAAATATATGATTTGTTATTTGACCTAAATATGGGCATATTTCCATATCTGCCAATACTTTTGATATTATTTATTTATCTTTTGACAAGAAAACTATTTAAAAAAGATATATTAAGTTATATTTTTGCAGGCGGCTTACTTCTTATGATTATTTTATCAGCACAAACATCTAATTGGAATCATGGGTGCTCCGGTTTAAATAGATATGCTGTGTGGATGATTCCTATAATTATATATTATGTAATTCTTTATATAGATATAGAAAAATTTAAAAGTGCAGTTGCAATATCTTTAATTTTATCATGGTTTATAGTTTATCATGGTGGAGGATTTATTCCTAAATTATCGCATGTTGAAATGTTAGCACCTGCAAAAACAATATTAAATAATATGCCTTTTATTTATTCACCGGATTATGAAATATTTGCTGAAAGAGTATTATCAATCGGGGATACTACTTATGCAGATAAGTTTCCAATTGTTTATATTAATAATGGAAATGTTATGAAAGCATTGACAGATTATAAGGGTTTACAAAAAATGTCGAAATTGTTTGAAGTAATAGATAAAAAATATTATAATAAATTATTGCTAAAATTCAGTAAAAATCCTGATAAGGTAATGTATATTAATTTTAAGAAAAATCAGATGTCACAGTTCACTATGAGTCCATTGCCAGATGAAGGGTTTAGATATGACCTAAATATTGAAAATATACCAACGATAATTGGGCCTAATTCAAATATACAAATAAGTGCTAATCTAAAGAATATAAGTAATTATTTATGGGACAACAAGTTTTTAGAAAATAACAAGTATGCTATTGGTTTATCATATCATTGGCTCGATTCATATGGACAAGTCGTAATACATGATGGATTAAGAACCTATCTTGAAAGTCCTATTAAGCCAGGTGATATACAAAATATTAATATTAACATATTAACACCCTCCAATCCAGGCAGATATATATTAGAATTCGATATGATACAGGAGAATGTTGCATGGTTTGAGGATAAAGGTTCTAATACCATTGAAATAGCTGTAGAAATAAAATGA
- a CDS encoding acyltransferase: protein MKYDTGINNTVETNENIDWNKLQVSIAGNNNSVIIKTNNIESCELDVKGDNHEIIICENSIIKNLRVNVRSSDSIHTNCSSLKINENTIIENTQVFLQGDNTRVSIGKGTTILGCLFFAVECDSNISIGEECMLSWGIEIRTSDWHSIYDIETNERINMQKSVYLHNRVWIGSYAVILKGVNIDSDSIVGTHSIVTKSVPSNCIVAGNPAKIIRENVRWGREDYIHKNK, encoded by the coding sequence ATGAAATATGATACTGGAATTAACAATACAGTAGAAACTAATGAAAACATTGATTGGAATAAATTACAAGTATCCATTGCCGGTAATAACAACAGTGTTATTATAAAAACTAATAATATTGAGAGTTGTGAATTAGATGTTAAAGGAGATAACCATGAAATCATTATTTGTGAGAACTCTATCATAAAAAATCTAAGAGTGAATGTAAGGTCTTCTGATTCAATACATACAAATTGTTCAAGTCTTAAAATTAATGAAAATACTATAATAGAAAATACACAGGTTTTTTTACAAGGTGATAATACAAGAGTATCGATAGGAAAAGGAACAACGATATTAGGTTGCCTATTTTTTGCTGTAGAATGTGATAGTAATATAAGTATTGGTGAAGAATGCATGCTTTCTTGGGGAATAGAAATAAGAACAAGCGATTGGCATTCTATATATGATATTGAAACTAACGAAAGGATTAATATGCAAAAGTCAGTTTATTTACATAACAGAGTTTGGATTGGGTCATATGCAGTAATCTTGAAGGGAGTAAATATAGATAGCGATAGTATTGTTGGTACACATTCAATAGTGACAAAATCGGTACCCTCTAACTGTATTGTGGCAGGTAATCCAGCAAAAATAATAAGGGAAAATGTACGCTGGGGTAGAGAAGACTATATTCATAAAAACAAATAA
- a CDS encoding PHP domain-containing protein: MGVINVDMHIHTIDSKDSLCSYESILKVCKKRNIDCIAICDHDSIRGAQIISNMNTEIKIIIGEEINTAQGEIIGLFLKQWIEPNMDVFNTIKKIREQNGIVYIPHPFDRLRKKRLKPDVLYDVCELSDIIEVFNSRNVYNEDNIKAFEFAQSKEILKGLGSDAHTPFEIGNSYIKMQDFNSPEEFLTSLSNAQYITKKSPLFVHFITKIVKHYNRWRTR; encoded by the coding sequence ATGGGTGTTATTAATGTAGACATGCATATTCATACTATAGACTCTAAAGATAGTTTGTGTAGCTATGAATCAATTTTAAAAGTATGTAAAAAAAGAAATATTGATTGCATTGCTATATGTGATCATGATTCTATAAGAGGTGCCCAAATTATTTCAAATATGAACACCGAGATTAAAATAATTATTGGTGAAGAGATAAATACTGCACAGGGTGAAATAATAGGGTTGTTTCTTAAACAGTGGATTGAACCTAATATGGATGTATTCAATACAATAAAAAAAATTCGAGAGCAAAATGGAATAGTATATATTCCTCATCCATTTGATAGGCTTAGAAAAAAGAGGCTAAAACCCGATGTTCTATATGATGTGTGTGAACTTTCAGATATAATCGAAGTCTTTAATTCGAGAAATGTATATAATGAAGATAACATTAAAGCATTTGAATTTGCACAGAGTAAAGAAATTTTGAAAGGTTTGGGAAGTGATGCTCATACACCGTTCGAAATAGGCAATTCTTATATAAAAATGCAGGATTTTAACTCCCCAGAGGAATTCCTTACTAGTTTATCGAATGCACAGTATATCACAAAGAAAAGTCCATTGTTCGTTCATTTTATAACTAAAATTGTGAAGCATTATAACAGATGGAGGACACGTTGA
- a CDS encoding decaprenyl-phosphate phosphoribosyltransferase, which produces MNLKYIHVEEKVNIINEVFKLCRIKQWIKNGFVAAAIIFSGNFFNIKLLFSTFLTFFMFSFISSCVYILNDIVDVNEDKRHPEKRKRPIAKGTISVSVAIVILLCLFISSIVFSYFINVRLTVILIIYFLINIAYSFKLKNIMIVDVMTIAIGFILRVVSGAIVIDVRLSYWLLICTALVSLYLGFAKRKNELIVMREKAGIHRTILSKYTIEYLDKILIIVMTLTIITYALYVINGTDYKGMILTVPFVLYGTFRYEYLIMNKNFGGSPEDIFIEDKPFLINIIAWVIVSVISIYFVKM; this is translated from the coding sequence ATGAATTTGAAATATATACATGTAGAAGAAAAAGTAAACATAATTAATGAAGTTTTTAAGCTTTGTAGGATAAAGCAATGGATAAAAAACGGATTTGTTGCGGCTGCAATAATTTTTTCAGGTAACTTTTTCAATATTAAGCTTTTATTTTCTACTTTTTTAACTTTTTTTATGTTTAGTTTCATATCTTCTTGTGTGTATATATTAAATGATATTGTAGATGTGAACGAGGATAAAAGACATCCTGAAAAAAGAAAAAGACCTATTGCAAAAGGAACGATATCTGTGAGTGTAGCAATAGTAATACTTTTATGTTTATTTATCTCTTCGATTGTTTTTTCTTACTTTATCAATGTTAGATTAACTGTGATACTTATCATATATTTTCTGATTAATATTGCATACTCATTTAAGTTAAAAAATATTATGATTGTTGATGTAATGACTATAGCCATAGGGTTTATTTTGAGAGTTGTATCAGGTGCAATTGTCATTGATGTAAGATTATCCTACTGGCTCTTGATATGTACTGCCTTAGTCTCTTTATATTTAGGTTTTGCTAAAAGAAAAAATGAGTTGATTGTCATGAGGGAAAAAGCAGGCATACATCGTACTATACTTTCTAAATATACCATTGAGTATTTAGATAAGATACTTATAATTGTAATGACACTTACTATAATAACATATGCGCTTTATGTAATTAATGGTACTGATTATAAAGGTATGATTTTGACTGTACCCTTTGTACTATATGGTACATTTAGATATGAATATTTGATAATGAATAAAAACTTTGGAGGAAGTCCGGAAGATATTTTTATCGAGGACAAACCCTTTTTAATTAATATTATTGCTTGGGTTATAGTTTCAGTAATATCTATTTACTTTGTCAAGATGTAA
- a CDS encoding EamA family transporter: protein MNKYFIAFLSIFFGAVAQLFLKKGSDVFSKLSLNSFTILFTNKYILTGLFLYGASALLWINVLSKMKLSAAYPLVSFGYVLTFILSYIFLHENISMYQVAGLLLIISGIIVISL from the coding sequence ATGAATAAATACTTTATCGCATTTCTTAGCATCTTTTTCGGTGCTGTTGCACAATTATTTTTGAAAAAAGGATCAGATGTTTTTTCAAAGCTTAGTTTAAATTCATTCACTATATTATTTACTAATAAATATATTTTAACTGGTTTATTTCTATATGGAGCTAGTGCGCTATTATGGATCAACGTTCTCTCGAAAATGAAATTAAGTGCTGCATATCCTTTAGTGAGTTTTGGATATGTATTAACCTTTATTTTATCTTATATATTTTTACATGAAAATATATCCATGTATCAAGTCGCAGGCCTATTATTGATAATCTCTGGGATTATTGTGATATCGTTATAG
- a CDS encoding MBOAT family O-acyltransferase produces MVFSSPEFIFIFLPITLFVYYILPNKLRNFWLMLTSFIFYSWSGAKYAVLILLCTVINYIFGILIGEPEFNDNNNKLRKYYFICAILINLFVLTYFKYYNFLIDNIIYIGKLFKFGLVISNEKILLPVGISFFTFQIMSYIIDVYMGSVKPQKNFIHLSLYIMLFPQLIAGPIVRYIDVAEQIVHRIINPGKFYDGIKRFILGFAKKVFIANNVGYVADYIFNAPQHYNMGTAWLAIFCYALQIYYDFSGYSDMAIGLGKLFGFDFLENFKYPYIANSIRDFWRRWHISLSTWFRDYLYIPLGGNRKGEINTYRNLLMVFFMTGLWHGASWNFVIWGLYHGFFLIIERSGFGKLLDKLPLIIQRIYTLFVVLIGWVFFRMDTLQSSVKFIHALFSFNLSGTSYVLRVIDNESIFIIIIAIIFSTPIYNYLKDTIERTFISKINSIAYLIARISYNFALILIFIVSILYMSGTDFNPFIYFRF; encoded by the coding sequence ATGGTATTCAGTTCTCCAGAGTTTATATTTATTTTTTTGCCGATAACATTATTTGTATATTACATATTACCTAATAAACTAAGAAATTTTTGGCTTATGCTCACATCATTTATTTTTTATTCTTGGAGCGGTGCCAAATACGCTGTTTTAATACTGCTCTGCACGGTTATCAATTATATATTTGGTATACTGATAGGGGAACCTGAGTTTAATGATAACAACAATAAGTTAAGAAAATATTACTTTATATGTGCTATACTGATTAATCTTTTTGTACTAACATATTTTAAATATTACAATTTTTTAATTGATAATATTATATATATTGGTAAATTATTTAAGTTTGGTTTAGTAATATCAAATGAAAAAATACTATTGCCTGTTGGGATATCTTTTTTTACTTTTCAGATAATGTCATATATTATTGATGTATACATGGGTTCTGTTAAACCACAAAAAAATTTTATACACCTGTCTCTTTATATAATGCTTTTTCCGCAGTTAATAGCAGGTCCAATTGTTCGTTATATAGATGTAGCAGAACAAATTGTACATAGAATAATTAATCCAGGTAAGTTCTATGATGGTATTAAACGATTCATATTGGGTTTTGCTAAAAAAGTATTTATTGCAAATAATGTAGGTTATGTAGCTGATTATATTTTTAATGCACCTCAACATTATAATATGGGAACTGCATGGCTAGCTATATTCTGTTACGCATTACAAATCTACTATGATTTTTCCGGATATTCAGATATGGCAATAGGCCTTGGTAAATTGTTTGGGTTTGATTTTCTTGAGAATTTTAAATATCCATACATAGCAAACAGTATAAGAGATTTTTGGAGACGCTGGCATATTTCACTTTCTACCTGGTTTAGAGATTATTTGTATATTCCATTGGGAGGCAATAGAAAAGGAGAAATTAATACGTATAGAAATCTTTTGATGGTTTTTTTTATGACTGGCTTATGGCATGGGGCTAGTTGGAACTTTGTTATTTGGGGGCTTTATCATGGTTTTTTCCTTATAATTGAAAGAAGTGGTTTTGGAAAACTATTAGACAAATTACCATTAATAATTCAAAGAATATATACATTATTTGTTGTGCTTATCGGATGGGTATTTTTTAGAATGGATACATTACAATCTTCTGTGAAATTTATACATGCACTTTTTAGCTTTAATTTAAGCGGAACAAGTTATGTGCTTAGGGTTATTGATAATGAGTCTATTTTTATTATAATAATAGCCATTATCTTTTCTACACCTATATATAATTATTTAAAAGATACTATTGAAAGAACTTTCATTTCAAAAATAAATAGTATTGCATATTTAATAGCAAGAATTTCATATAATTTTGCTTTAATTCTAATATTTATTGTATCTATCTTGTATATGTCAGGTACTGATTTCAATCCGTTTATATATTTTCGATTTTAA
- a CDS encoding glycosyltransferase family 4 protein — translation MKIAFNGLVIDKYKAGVGHYGYNLMKSLINKISQYDNIDITFFLQQDINIESQAVKYYKKFISPSERMLNEQFLFPLKLKMNDYDLVHYIDYSSSIINFNQRFLTTIHDLTFLKYPETFPAKNRKLKTFLTPYSIKRSEKIITISENTKSDIINFFPEAQGKIKVIYPGKGDYRRVENFSIIEKVKIKYNLPDNYILFVGTMEPRKNISRLIEAFEIIYSHNKDISLVLLGGKGWLYKEIFNKIEYSKAKSNIRYIGYAAQADMPAIYSGSNMLVYPSLYEGFGLPPLEAMSCGVPVIVSDTSSLPEVVGDAGLYIDPYNVESISERINNFLIDSNLREECIRKGLLRADKFNWDSTAEQIIDIYREI, via the coding sequence ATGAAAATAGCATTTAATGGTTTAGTTATTGATAAGTATAAAGCTGGTGTCGGGCATTATGGATATAATCTCATGAAATCTTTAATAAATAAGATATCTCAATATGATAATATAGACATCACTTTTTTTTTACAGCAAGATATTAATATTGAATCTCAAGCTGTTAAATATTATAAAAAATTTATTAGTCCATCTGAGAGGATGCTAAATGAACAATTTTTATTTCCATTAAAACTCAAAATGAACGATTATGATTTAGTTCATTATATAGATTACAGCAGCTCTATTATAAATTTCAACCAAAGGTTTCTAACAACCATTCATGATTTAACATTTTTAAAGTATCCTGAAACTTTTCCTGCAAAGAACAGGAAATTGAAGACGTTTTTAACCCCATATAGCATTAAACGCTCGGAAAAAATAATTACTATTTCTGAAAATACAAAGAGCGATATAATTAATTTCTTTCCTGAGGCTCAAGGAAAGATTAAAGTAATATATCCTGGCAAGGGTGACTATAGAAGAGTTGAGAACTTTTCTATTATTGAAAAGGTTAAGATTAAATATAATCTTCCTGATAACTATATACTATTTGTTGGAACTATGGAGCCAAGAAAAAACATTTCCAGGTTAATCGAAGCCTTTGAAATAATATACAGTCATAATAAAGACATATCTCTTGTATTGCTTGGGGGAAAAGGTTGGCTTTACAAAGAAATATTTAATAAGATAGAATATAGTAAGGCAAAATCTAATATTCGCTATATTGGGTATGCTGCACAGGCTGATATGCCTGCTATATATAGTGGAAGCAATATGCTTGTTTATCCTTCATTATATGAGGGATTCGGCCTTCCCCCTCTTGAGGCTATGAGCTGTGGCGTCCCGGTAATCGTATCGGATACATCATCGCTTCCTGAGGTAGTAGGGGATGCGGGATTATATATTGATCCATATAATGTCGAGAGCATATCAGAAAGAATAAATAATTTTCTGATAGATTCAAATTTAAGAGAAGAATGCATTCGTAAAGGCTTATTAAGAGCAGATAAATTTAATTGGGATAGTACCGCTGAGCAGATAATAGATATTTATCGAGAAATTTAA
- a CDS encoding glycosyltransferase has translation MKVAIVHEWLAGLGGSEKVMKAIHDIFPEAPVYTFVYNEKNMPDEYKSMDIRTSYLQKIPFAKQKYQLLLNFMPTAVEQYDLSEYDVVISSSTCCAKGVLTKSNTLHICYCHTPMRYAWDLYHEYIADKNKLLRMYIAYSMNRIRIWDRISADRVDYFIANSKYVANRIEKTYRRNSKVIYPPVDVDFYTPGNETEDFYLIVSRLVSYKKVELAIEAFNELGLTLIIIGGGPEYKKCKSIAKDNIIFKGKLSNEEVRDYYRRCKAFVFPGEEDFGITPVEAQSCGKPVIAFGKGGTLETIIDGKTGVFFYSQDVKSLKEAVLKVESDYDIFDKQYIREHASKYSINRFKAEFIEFFNQKLKEFNEK, from the coding sequence ATGAAAGTTGCGATTGTTCATGAATGGCTTGCAGGATTAGGCGGATCTGAGAAAGTAATGAAAGCAATACATGACATTTTCCCGGAAGCCCCTGTGTATACATTTGTATATAATGAGAAGAACATGCCAGATGAGTATAAGAGTATGGATATAAGGACGTCTTATCTTCAGAAAATTCCTTTTGCAAAACAGAAGTATCAACTTCTGTTAAATTTTATGCCTACTGCAGTTGAGCAATATGATTTGTCTGAGTATGATGTTGTCATAAGTTCATCAACGTGCTGTGCAAAAGGTGTTCTGACCAAAAGTAATACGCTTCATATTTGCTATTGTCATACTCCGATGAGATATGCATGGGACTTATATCACGAATATATTGCTGATAAGAACAAGCTACTGAGAATGTATATTGCATACTCTATGAATAGAATAAGAATTTGGGACAGGATTTCTGCGGATAGAGTAGACTATTTTATTGCAAATTCCAAATATGTTGCAAATAGAATAGAAAAGACATATAGGAGGAATTCAAAAGTTATTTATCCCCCTGTAGATGTTGATTTTTACACACCAGGTAATGAAACTGAAGATTTCTATCTTATTGTGTCCAGGCTAGTTAGTTATAAAAAGGTTGAGCTTGCTATTGAAGCTTTTAATGAACTTGGATTAACACTAATAATAATCGGAGGCGGACCTGAATATAAAAAATGTAAAAGCATCGCTAAGGATAATATAATCTTCAAGGGTAAATTATCCAATGAAGAGGTAAGAGACTACTATAGAAGATGCAAAGCTTTTGTCTTTCCAGGAGAGGAAGATTTCGGAATCACTCCTGTTGAAGCTCAATCTTGTGGAAAGCCAGTCATTGCATTTGGTAAGGGCGGAACTCTTGAAACGATTATAGATGGTAAAACCGGTGTTTTCTTTTATAGTCAAGATGTGAAATCCTTAAAAGAAGCAGTATTAAAAGTCGAGAGTGATTATGATATATTCGATAAACAATATATAAGAGAGCACGCATCGAAATATAGTATAAATAGGTTTAAAGCTGAATTTATCGAGTTTTTTAATCAAAAGCTTAAAGAGTTTAATGAGAAATAA
- a CDS encoding undecaprenyl-phosphate glucose phosphotransferase encodes MIKENQKFLNKILLIIDICLIFLSLVFSWIIRFKSNLFNVEGQYLSFNNYIRPVIFVVPIFITLYYLFKLYEPYRIRNFSEEILNIIKANASGILLFVLILFLFKEIDYSRILLFIFSIISTITIIIERTIARLILRMVRKKGYNIKYVIVIGYSDLTNELLKRIRSNRHWGYNILGILDDNKYAVKTKQKIAVNHNNVIDNIVLEQVAVSNSEPYIMGKINELEHYLNNQNIDEVFITLDIKEYDKLKNIIAVCEKCGVRTQIIPDYFKYLPARPYVEEIDGLPLINIRYIPLDNIINKIIKRLLDITAAIFCILITSPIMLITALIIKITSHGPVLFKQERVGLNRRNFKMYKFRSMIVQDDEEEKTQWTIKDDPRKTKFGNFIRKTSIDELPQFFNVLKGDMSIIGPRPERPYFVEQFKEEIPKYMIKHQVRPGITGWAQVNGFRGDTSIKKRIEHDLYYIENWTLWLDIKIVFLTIFNGLVNKNAY; translated from the coding sequence ATGATAAAGGAAAATCAAAAATTCTTAAACAAAATTTTGCTGATAATAGACATTTGTTTAATCTTCTTATCTTTGGTATTTTCATGGATAATAAGATTTAAAAGTAATTTATTCAATGTTGAAGGTCAATATTTGAGTTTCAATAATTATATTAGGCCAGTGATTTTTGTTGTTCCAATTTTCATTACTTTATATTATTTATTTAAGTTGTATGAGCCTTATAGGATTAGGAACTTTTCGGAAGAAATCTTAAATATAATAAAAGCAAATGCTTCAGGTATTTTATTATTTGTATTGATATTATTTCTATTCAAAGAGATAGACTACTCAAGAATATTATTATTTATATTTTCAATTATCAGCACAATAACAATTATTATTGAAAGAACTATTGCCAGGCTGATATTGAGGATGGTAAGAAAGAAAGGTTATAATATTAAATATGTGATTGTTATAGGATATAGTGACCTGACTAATGAGCTCTTGAAAAGAATCAGGTCAAATAGACATTGGGGATACAATATATTAGGCATATTGGATGACAATAAATATGCAGTTAAAACAAAACAAAAAATCGCAGTCAATCATAATAATGTAATAGACAATATAGTTTTAGAACAGGTTGCAGTATCAAATTCAGAACCATATATTATGGGGAAAATAAATGAGTTGGAGCATTATCTCAATAATCAAAATATCGATGAAGTATTTATAACACTGGATATTAAAGAGTATGATAAACTAAAAAATATTATTGCAGTATGTGAAAAATGCGGTGTAAGGACGCAAATTATTCCTGATTATTTTAAATACCTTCCTGCAAGGCCATATGTTGAAGAAATAGATGGATTGCCTTTGATAAATATAAGGTATATACCGTTAGATAATATAATTAATAAAATTATAAAAAGGCTACTTGATATAACAGCAGCTATTTTTTGCATTCTAATTACTTCACCAATAATGTTAATCACTGCGTTAATTATAAAAATAACTTCTCACGGACCTGTGTTATTTAAACAGGAAAGAGTAGGCTTAAACAGGCGTAATTTTAAAATGTACAAATTTCGTTCAATGATTGTACAAGATGATGAAGAAGAAAAAACACAATGGACTATAAAGGATGACCCAAGAAAAACAAAGTTTGGAAACTTCATAAGAAAGACAAGTATTGATGAATTACCACAGTTTTTCAATGTGCTAAAAGGGGACATGAGCATTATCGGTCCAAGACCTGAGAGGCCATATTTTGTCGAACAATTCAAAGAAGAAATACCCAAATATATGATTAAACACCAGGTTAGGCCGGGAATAACCGGCTGGGCCCAGGTAAACGGTTTTAGAGGAGACACATCCATAAAAAAGAGAATTGAGCATGATTTGTACTATATAGAAAACTGGACATTATGGCTGGACATAAAGATTGTTTTTCTCACAATATTCAATGGGCTTGTAAATAAAAACGCATATTAG